The DNA window GATCGCTTGGCATGGATGGAAGCATTGCAGGCTGTGAAGGATATGTTCCCTCGTATGTCTAACAGTGAACTAATGGCTCCTTTGGACAATGTGGCTGTCTCAACAGAGAAGCTGAGGCAGCGGCTTCAAGAGGAGGGAGTCAGGGAGGAGGTGATACAGGATGGCGAGCAGATCATGAGGACTGAGTTTGCAGCGCTGCAGAACCAGATAGTGCTTCTCAAGCAGAAGCAATGGCTTCTCATCGACACGCTTCGCCAGCTAGAGGTACATGTTATGAAAAGTACAAAAGAAAATGCCATTGGAATTCGGAATTCTACTTCTTGTGCTTCTACAGTTTCTTCTACCATGCAGAGTCGTGCAAATTCCATCTGATTTCTTTAGATATCTATAGGTGGGGTGGTTTTTTGCATCTGTGTCGGTAAGTAGAGATGCACTTTGTTGATTCTTTTACGTGATTCTTTTGTATAGAAGTTCATTTGGAGAGGGTTTATGTGTTAACATTTGTGTATTATTCAGGCAatgatcaatattttatattccttttggaagagaagaagaagaagaattaactAGGATTTCATATGAGAATGCTAGATAGGAGGTTACTTACACAATTCTGACTTTTAGAGTTCAGGTTCTCCATTTTATTCTATCTGTTAGTCTAGAAGAGGCCTCATCATGTCTTTCTCTCACATCCTGAGAAATTATCGTAATGGTAAAATGAAACGAGGTATACCATTTACATGGTAGCAGATTCCTTCGCAGATGACATATTTTCCTGAGTTCAAAGTCATGTTTGCTAGGCAATGAGTTGTCGTTCTACTAGCTTTCTTGTCCCTTCTTCCTTCAAAAACCTAAAGTTTGAACCTCTcctttgtaacaaaaaaaaggtcatGTATGCTAACCAGACAGATACATCTAGCTTGGTTTTTTTACCATGATTTATACACCCagtgtatatttttttctcctaacaTGCACTTTGGTGGCATAcaaagttgtattttttaagtttttattgtaTATAGGTAATTTATTTCTCTCATAATGGCAAACTCTTATAGACGTTCATAGTatcttttattaagaaaattctatattttatacttttataaGTTAATTTCTCGCTTTTCGCAAGTGTAAGAAGTACCTTGCCAATGTGTGCATTTAGATaccattatcatatttttaccTGAAAGTATTTAatctctggaaaaaaaaatattttactagtATTATTAGCTATTCAGTCTAGCAGCAGAAGTTTCTaggaaattatttcaatttggttgcCTTGACAACAttaaaaattgtaaaagaaacAGTGATATTTGCAAATCAGGTGATTGTCTCGGTGGAGATTGTGTTTTTAATGGTGTTGTTTTTACTGGTTGTTGTGGAAATCAAAGATGAAATACTGGTTTATGAGAGTGCCGTCACCAAGTGCTTTGGTACATGACTTGTTAAGTGAGTTCGGCCACTCTAgagatttttctttccaatcAGTTGAGTTTTCTAAGCAATCTATTTGGCTCCGACCATATATGTGCTCTATATAGGCTGGGGACTTGCTTGTTCATCCATGCTTTCTTTGTGCATGGGGAGTATGCATTTTGTAGTGCTGTACAGATACACATCATCATCACTTAAACATTTTCTTTGGCAGAATATTATTGAAGCCTTGGGTTCAGTAGTGAGGTTTGCAGGAGTGGTTCCTGCGAATTACTATTGTCATCATCACTCAGCTTTTGACAACATCTCCTTAAGTTCACTCCCTTAATGAACTCTCCAATTTCCTTGCTTACCCTGTGTTCCAAACTTGGTATTGTAAAACAGATTCTATTGAAGCTGGTGAGTGTTGCAAACAAACAGATCTTGGTTTTCCTATGGTGGAACTTGTAGCCCACCTGCGAACTTCTCCCACAATGACTATGAGGAACTTGTTGACTTCAAAATTTatagtattaattttattttttaaggatttctttcattttccgcTCCAGGAGGATGGTTGTGCAACTTGCCAGTGTTTCTGAGGTTTTATACTCAGTTTTATCCAGGTTTTCTGCTAAATTATATATCTGCAgcaatgaaatttttaatttttttgcaagtaCGCTTAACCTTGTCGTTTTTTAAGATGGCTTTTCTATTGCATTAGAATTCTGCCATACcattatgtattatttttttttagatattttcttGATCTTCAGTAACTCGATGCTACAACCCACTTGGGTAAGGCAAGAAAGCTGATGTAGAATTAGACCTAAAAACTATACTACGTTGGCCCCACATCAGTAAGATTTTTCATGTCAAGGATTGCTCAAGTTatagccaaaaaaaataaaattccatcCCATATGTTCTCTGTTATTTTACTGGGAGGTATAAGGTAGAGAATTGTTCAACTTTGCAGTAGGAAGGAAAGATCAAAGTTCAATATTTGCTACTTTCTCACACATGATGAGGTTTGTATGCTACAGTAAAGTTTGTGAACTGCTTAGAAGTTGATTCGAtgaatttttaacattttatgcaTCTTACAGTTTTGATGTTATACCTGAGGCTAAGGATTGATTGCCTAATGGAATTATGGGCTATAACATCGTATcctttctttaatattttaccaTTGTTTCCATAAAGATCCTTGCTTACTTTGTAAACATCTGTGAGGTGCATATCTTCTCTCCATGCTTTGATTCCCGATTTGCATTTTGTTCCTTTGCTTGCAATATGaatgtttgcttttatttgatgaaTCAGATGATTAGCCAATTAAATTTTACTGTTCTagtattaatgatttttttttcagttattgATTGCATTTGCATTTTGAatgtatgttttattttagtaaGAGTTGACTAAATGCTGCATCAGTTTCTGTTACAAGGTTTCAATCTTAAATATTTCCATGTGTAACCCGGGAGCTgcttttgttttgtattatgCAGACAGAAAAGGTTGACTTGGAGAATACAGTAGTTGATGAGAGCCAAAGACAGTTGAACGATCAACGCACATCTTCTTCCACTCTGCCACAAGACAAATTTAGTGGTAAGTTCtgcaataaaattttttaacatcaagagCTGATTTTGTAAGACACTGTGATTCATATACCAATATGCCAATACTTGATTGGTGTTTAGGTCCTGTCATAGTCCAGTATATTCTTCTGTTAGTAAATGAACTCAGCATTTCTGGATTACCTGAGAGATGTATATGATTGTCATGAGAATATCATGCCCGGGTACTAAATATCCGAAAACCAGTTTGGTGCCTGATTCTCAACAGGCCACTCTATGGCATGTGTCTTACTGAAAACTAATATTTGTTAAACATTGAAACCTTTAAGACACAACAGCCTCTGACAGAAGGGTCATGATATTATTACTTGGAATCTGGGATTATTTCTATTCTCCTCAACTGAACAATGTAAGGTGTAACTGGCAGCATATAGCATCATCTAGTGTCTCGGTCTGGTTTTCATGTTGTTCTTATGAACAGAATGATTTTGCTGTATTGTGGTAGTGTGCTGATTCAACTTGTAACAATAGGTcagcttttgttttatttttgtgcatTACATTGTAATTGCTGGTTGTTTGTGGAAGTCTAAATGTGTCAATGCTTGTTTTTacctttcaatttcttctttcatCATTGTGGCTctttaattttctgattttaatcatctttgaaatggttttatgtattttttaaatttatcatcttGCCTCTCTCTATGGATGCtttgaaatttgattctcatttgtttcttttctcgAAGCAAGTGTCAGTGAAtctgatgatgataatgaaagAGTTGATGCTGCAGAGGAAGAGACGGATGATGAAGAGAATACATTCTTTGACACCCGTGATTTTCTATCATCGGGTTCTTTTAAAAGTAACGAGTCTGGTTTCCGAACATCATCATTCTCTTCGGATGATGAAGGGTTTTTTTCTCTAGAATCAGAAGATTGCATTGATCCTTCAATTAGATCTGTTGGCTCAAACTATCCTTACATTAAGCGTCGTAAGAAGTTACCTGAcccaattgaaaaagaaaaaggtgtcAGTCTATGGTCGATGATTAAGGATAACATTGGGAAGGACCTTACCAAAGTTTGCCTTCCTGTTTACTTCAATGAGCCTCTCTCTTCGTTACAAAAATGCTTTGAAGATTTGGAATACTCGTATCTTCTTGATCGGGCATATGAATGGGGAAAACAGGTCAGTTTATGTGTTAGATTTTCATGCTATTCTTTTTCTTCCACAAAATGGTAATTAGCTCTATTATTGGTTATGCATGTCACTTTAACAAAGCTGTGCGACTTCATAACTGGTTTTGTTCTATATCAGTTGGATGCAAATTTATGTATAGCTTCTATTAAAGTACCTGCTGTATCTTTTGCCCATTTAGTTTATGTTTCTCAAATGATTTGTTGTTTCCTCAGCCATATTTTTAGTTACCCATCACAAGAAAAATCTATCTTTGTGTGAATTCTAAGAGGATTATTGGATGGTGAATGATAGAATTTCCTTTCAACCTAACTCTTAGATATAAATAGCATGTTACCGTAACTATTACCTTTTTCTACTTACGTCCtattaaagaaccatctcaaccaaAAAGTATAAGTTGTTAGGagaggtcccaagatataatttatattattctttaacacacatTCTTAAGTAAAAGCCTACACTACCTTGTgttattagttaattttaattagaaaaaagaatgagagatgTAAAATTCGAATTTTTGATAACCTTATGGTTATTAAAACTTctgatattatatcaaaaaataatctcaactGAAAAGCTTAAACTCTTAGATGAGACTCCAAgatatgttttatattattctctaaataTACCCATCTTAGAAACCCATTGCTTTTTCTTAAACTTCTGATTCAGCATCTTAGAGTGAACATACTTTTcctgaaaaataagttgaaccATGAAACTTCTATCTTGGATTCTGGTAATCTGGTTATGTCCTCATAACTGTTTGCCTTTCAGATttacaatttgattcaatgcagcaggatcatggattgtgctcgTTATTTTAGTATGTAGTGAGACCATGTGCATGTTGCATATATGAACTTTTTTCGGGTTTGCTCTTGCATGTATTCTGTACATTCAAGGCTGCACCCTGTGGAATGCTTATCTTAGATGTCAAATATTCATGCTCCAAAAAAAATAGTGGTGGGTATAGATGGGCCtcctgatttttgtttttttatcattgcaaATGCTGCACACTTCTGTGTTTCGTGTTTGCACTTAAGCTGGTTAGTCTCTAAGCGTCGTCTCACTCTTTCTATGAGATAAGCCTGTGCAGCTCTTAACTTTCTGATCCATGGAGTGCTTGGTGTTCATACTTAAGGCATAGTAACCTCCAATGGTTCCATCTTTTCTTATATGAAATAAACCTCTGTGGCATTTCTTTCCCTAAACCATGGTCATTGAATTTCCTTCTGTTCAGGGTAACAGTCTTATGAGGATTCTTAATGTGGCTGCTTTTGCTGTTTCTGGATATGCTTCAACTGAAGGAAGAGTTTGCAAACCTTTTAATCCATTATTAGGGGAAACATATGAGGCCGACTATCCAGATAAGGGCCTCCGGTTTTTCTCAGAAAAGGTTTGTTATCAACTTCTGAGAGTTCAAATTAACTGTTTGATCTGATCTATTCTCTTCTAATCTTTTTTTGTGCATATGTATGTCAGAATGAAAATAGCTCGAGTACTACAAATCCTAAACTTTGATTCAAAGAtggttttataaaattgaaaaaaaaagagaagctgCTTGTTTAGTAAGCTCCTGTTTTATGACTTCATATTGTAGCGCACTAATAAGTCTATAGGGATTATTACCATGGGGAAGGTGGGGTTTGGTTTGTTGAAATCTCTCTAATGTGTAACATTTTGAACTTGATAATATGGTATCGTGTATACTGTATCATGTCCAGTGAGAGTGCAGGGGTTgctagttttattatttttgtgcaaTGAGAAAAATGTTGGGAAATGACGAGGAGCCTTATTAGAgcgaagaaacaaaataaatatgtagaATTTATGGGTTATTTAACTGTGAGGATCGTATCATCATATAATTGGGGTTGTTACTAATGGTAGATGTTTTCTTCCCTTTTGACGGAGAAATTGGCTCAGAGTTGTTACGATGCAAGAGCCAAAAGTGCATGCACAGTGTCCCATGCTCTCTTCTTCATTCTTCCCTGGAAGACTCCTATTTACCCAGCTCTTTCACATAAGggtcaattttattataatggCCTTGAATGTTTTCCTTCTTTCATTGTTGAGTATTAagtatctattttttatgtaactttTGATGTCAGGTCAGTCATCACCCCATGATTGTCGCATGCCATTGTGTGGGTACAGGATGGAAATTTTGGGGTGATAGCAATCTAAAAAGCAAATTTTGGGGTCGCTCGATTCAGCTTGATCCCGTTGGAGTTTTGACCTTGGAATTTGATGACGGAGAAGTCTTCCAATGGAGTAAGGTATAAATCAAGAcgtcttttccttttcctttcttttttcatgttccAATTGAAAGTAGACATTTTATTTCAGGTTACAACATCAATATACAATCTTATACTAGGAAAATTGTACTGTGATCACTATGGTACAATGCGATTAGAAGGAAATTGTGGGTATTCATGTAAGCTGAAATTCAAGGAGCAGTCTATTATAGACCGAAATCCTCACCAGGTGcgtgctttctttctttctcgaATGATTGTCCAGATGACTTCAGTTATGTTTATACAAACGTAATTTTCAGGTACAGGGAGTAGTTCAAGATAGGCATGGTAAAACAGTGGCAACTCTTTTTGGAAAATGGGATGAGAGCGTGTATTACATGAATGGTGACTTTTCCGGGAAGGGAAAAGGATTTGAGTCTACGAAAGAAGCTCATATGCTCTGGAAGCGAAGTAAACCTCCCAGATTTCCCACCAGATACAATTTGACACGCTTTGCCATTACATTGAATGAGCTCACTCCTGGACTTGAGGTACTTTTATATGCATTAGCAATTTTGTAGCTTGGTTTCTTGTTCGTCTGGCAACATTTACTGGGGGGAAATCTAGGTATATACACTTCCAGTATGCTTTAACATGCATGTTTATGAATTAATGACTCCCCCTGTTTATCAACTTTTCCAGTTCATTGGTTTTGATTGCTGGCCTCTTCTTATGTGCAGGAAAAGTTGCCTCCCACAGATTCAAGGCTTAGACCCGATCAAAGGTACTTGGAAAATGGTGAATTTGATATGGCAAATTCAGAGAAATTACGGCTAGAGCAACGTCAGCGCCAGGTAACATGCACAATGCTTTTCTCCGTTGTAGAATGAATTCTACATGTAGACAGTTCTAGATACTTGCATGTTTAGTTGCAATTTTATAGCAATAGAAATAATACAATGGGGTATTTCTACTGTTATCTTTCACTGCTGATGTGCTTAGTCAACTTTTTCTTTGTGGTTTTGATGGTAGTGTGATGGAATGTTGTTTTAATATGGATTCCAGGCCCGAAAGATGCAAGAGCGGGGTTGGCAGCCGCGGTGGTTTGCAAAGGATAAAGGAAGTGATGCATACCATTATGTTGGCGGGTATTGGGAGGCAAGAGACAAGGGAGATTGGGATTCGTGCCCTGATATATTTGGCCAGATTCCTATCGATCAGCTCTTTGATTAAAATCACAATTGCCTTCTTTCTGTTGTCAAtccttgattcatttttttggtGGAAGTAGTGGATGACTGCTGATGTGAGCAGTCCAGCTGCCCCATGATATCCAAtgtaagtaaattaaaaatcgGTTCAGTAAAAGAGTTTTTTCCTGACCTCCCTCGTCTAGATATTAATCGAAATCTAGCCCAAAGTGGAGCCGGCGGAACCACGTCCACTGAAAAGAAgcagaccctttttttttttctcggagAATGCATGTGTGGCCATACATCTACCTCCAGCAGAATTTGATCTTATTTTACTGGTTTGGCCCGCGCTTACATTCCATTACTAGCTTATTAACCTATCGGAGTTCTTctaggttttatattttaaatccatAGCTCAGAATTTTCCATCTAAAGTTtcagctcatttttttttaaaaaaaaaaatgaaatacaagTCCCGAGAAAGAGCAGAAAGGTCAGTCCCAACTCCCCCATGGGTGGTGGTTTTGAGGGTGGTTTTCTTGAAATATGACATTCAATTGGTTGAAAGAACGGGGTGGCACGGAACTGTTTTTACCATTGAACCGTTCCAATAGATGTAGACTTCCATTCCATTCGCTTCTTTGATTTGGTTATTGTGCTCAACTGCCAGTTATTCCAAGTCTAGTCGAATGTTCTACAGGGTGATAAATAGTTCTTTTGACCCGTCTACACTTTGATATCTTGCGTGATCATTTGTTCTACAGAGTGAGGAATAGTTCTTTTGACACGTTCACACTTTCATATCCTGCATGATCATAATAGATTGGTCTCTTCTAGGCTGCTAACCTCGATGAAATGTGaaatctctccctctccctctcgaCAGAGTTGCTTGTGACGCAATGAGGGTAGTGTTCTGACACTGTAAGATATCAGCCACGAACTGAAGTTCTCTGTTCCTTTTTCTTGGTATGATAGATTAGATGGATGGATGACCCAACATATCCCATGTCCCAACAGCATGATCTAACTGTTCAATCATTCTTGACCGTTCAATCTCTCCTTTAGAGGGGGACCCGTCTGAAACTATCCAACCCATCGGCCGGCACAACAGCcaaaacaacaatatatttCAGGGGTTTATGCAAGAGTGTGTCTAACGTCAGAACATCAGATTCTTGTTATTTTGGATTGATTGGTGATGGTTTTCTTTCTGAAGTCACAACTTTCCAGCTGACTGACTTCAGCTAAATTTATGCAAACGAGGCAGTTTGAGTGATCTCAAATCAGGCTTCTTTTAGTTGCCAGTCTTGTGTTAGATTACAGCATTTATTGGTAGAGTTTTACGAGCTGCTCACCTGTTCCTCACAAGGATGGTTACTGAGCTTGGTTATAAGAGCCCTGAGCACATAGAGCGGGTATATGACTAGCCTTTTGGTCGATCTGTCCTTCTGTCTTTGAATCAAAAGTTACCCTCTGGGTAACAGCACAATAACTAGTATATTCGATGCATCTTCAGTACAATGTGGGTATAttccaagaaaattaaaaaattaacaatgcgGATGGCTTGGTACGGTAATTTGGGTCATAATCCAAGTTATATGTGCTgatgggttgtttttttattaattgtaacaACCCAGATCTCAAGGCAATTACACGGTAAGATGATGAAAATTGGAGGGTCTAGCCTTTGGTTCTTAATGAACCTTTTGAAATCTGGCAAACTGAAACTCAaacctgaaaaaagaaaaagaaaaaaactgttactgtagttttataaattacagTTTGCATATCATTATTTGTAGTGTTTCCCATACTTTACATCCTTATTTATTGGTGtggaaaaatataaacaaaatagtttaagaaaattataagattattattattttttatacaataattaaaaaaacctttacagtgttaatttatgacTTTTACACTTTGTTCACCACCTTTACCCAACACAACACCCGTCAGCTGTGGATGTACAAGAAGGCAAGCAACATTTGCAACAATCAGAGAAAAATAAGGAGTCTCTCCGGTTGCTAAATATGAACTCCTCCTTTAAGCCTACACTaccacataaaataaaatctttatccAGGAAAATTTAGGCAGGAGTTCCCAGGTTAAAGAGCCCAAGCTCTACAGATGGTATGGCATTGGACAGATTATAAATACGAACTCCTCCATTAAACGTAAAGTGAAGAGGAAGAACAGGACAAATAAGTCCAAAGTAAACAACCCATTAGGTACAGATGATCCATAAAAAGAACCTCTCCAAACTCCCACCAGATATGAGATATAACAAATTCCAGAAAGAGGAGAAGGCAAAAAACTTCAAAGGGCCGGGCACGACATTCAGTTTTTGATCGGCATCGTGTACATCCTCACGTAATTGGGGTTTCAATAACCCGTGTAGATCAatttgggtttctttttttataaaaaaaacacaagaataattgatttattaaacacaaaagattaaattttgattttcgtGAGATTTTATGTTCGTGGGAAAGAGAGAAAACCATGTCATATTTTATAGACTGACTAGTCAATTAGTTGTTTAgtgttatattatatataatgatatatttgtttttcatattaaaatttaaattttgtgcCATGATTTATAAAACTAGTAAGGAAAAGTGTTAGAGCAAAAACTTCGAGAGGGTTAGCAattcttctaaaaaataaattaggcaATGACTGTTTTCGCACGACAGCTACTAGGAGTTAAGCAtttcttgaatttcaattttccTTTGAATGTCTTCTGGATTTTTAGATTcttgcagttgtttttttttaatattttttatttaaaaatttatttaatatttttatttttaaaatttatttttgataataatatatgaaaacagtttaaaaatttaattaaaagtaaaaaaaaatagaatacacAAACAAACCggctgacaaaaaaaatttagaaaaaccagTGTACGAGTTCCAAACAGAATTTCTTTTGGAACGAAATTTCTAGAATCTTTCGTGATATGATTTTGACATGTTTAGATAATTTCGTAATTAAGCAAATAAGGAACCAAAGTGCACGCCTTTTTATTCTTACAAGATGTGCCGAGATCCATGGTAACGTGAAAAGGAAGTTGAGATCTTTTGTAATCACCAAGAACATGGAAAGTGAACCACCAGAGAATATTCACTCACCAGCTTCctgaaatcaaatatttaaaatatgctTGAGATGGGCAGTGAATATTTTCACCTTAATTGTACTTCGAAATTggatttttatgcaaattaatGCCAGCGAGATGGTGGACTGTACACTTTCGTATGGAGGTGTTAATTACTTTTCCACTGACCTCTCCATGGGGGGACCATAACGAcggtattttagaattttaagacAGTTTCTTACAAATTTTAGTGAAGTAACGTATATTAGAAAAATAGTATGGTTAATTcaatctttattaaaaataatgatcggaaatgtggttgcggttgctttttaaagtacttttcacttaaaaatatattaaaataatatattttttattttttaaaaattatttttaatatcaacgcatcaaaatgatctatatacaccaaaaaaatattaatttgaaataaaaaaataaaaaaaaatcaaattttttttaaaatattttcgaaacacaaaaacaaacaaggttAATTGATCAAGaaataagattgaaaaatcaatcataaaaaaaaatacctccaTTT is part of the Populus trichocarpa isolate Nisqually-1 chromosome 2, P.trichocarpa_v4.1, whole genome shotgun sequence genome and encodes:
- the LOC7463177 gene encoding oxysterol-binding protein-related protein 1C codes for the protein MHPLCCISTVSDHSPANLSMAVTARSDPGSTTVHPQIQIQIQNHNQHNTNHFSNHHHHNHSTASNCSSSNGTDGNKSNRTSHQREQPLVQVDVKINDIVGNGISGVLYKWVNYGKGWRPRWFVLQDGVLSYYKIHGPDKIFVNQETEKGSKVIGEESMRRISRPKNGNSQNRRKPVGEIHLKVSSIRESRSDDKRFSIFTGTKRLHLRAETREDRLAWMEALQAVKDMFPRMSNSELMAPLDNVAVSTEKLRQRLQEEGVREEVIQDGEQIMRTEFAALQNQIVLLKQKQWLLIDTLRQLETEKVDLENTVVDESQRQLNDQRTSSSTLPQDKFSASVSESDDDNERVDAAEEETDDEENTFFDTRDFLSSGSFKSNESGFRTSSFSSDDEGFFSLESEDCIDPSIRSVGSNYPYIKRRKKLPDPIEKEKGVSLWSMIKDNIGKDLTKVCLPVYFNEPLSSLQKCFEDLEYSYLLDRAYEWGKQGNSLMRILNVAAFAVSGYASTEGRVCKPFNPLLGETYEADYPDKGLRFFSEKVSHHPMIVACHCVGTGWKFWGDSNLKSKFWGRSIQLDPVGVLTLEFDDGEVFQWSKVTTSIYNLILGKLYCDHYGTMRLEGNCGYSCKLKFKEQSIIDRNPHQVQGVVQDRHGKTVATLFGKWDESVYYMNGDFSGKGKGFESTKEAHMLWKRSKPPRFPTRYNLTRFAITLNELTPGLEEKLPPTDSRLRPDQRYLENGEFDMANSEKLRLEQRQRQARKMQERGWQPRWFAKDKGSDAYHYVGGYWEARDKGDWDSCPDIFGQIPIDQLFD